In one Dreissena polymorpha isolate Duluth1 chromosome 7, UMN_Dpol_1.0, whole genome shotgun sequence genomic region, the following are encoded:
- the LOC127838616 gene encoding uncharacterized protein LOC127838616, translating to MSTNKDMGFHNWVKACLAIKCVRDVIIPLVQKYCKEHYSNNTDHVLKVCGLTIYSCNQCDVTEIEPYHKRSRTKCGYKKCACTVKNMNMKPCTENLACGVIYDQIKAAHTYNDPSWSNTNCNKWSSSAWEQMKCYISTPGYKEKADISCSDLTALIQICLNYIPLRTLFNQNIIDLDEVRRCRNDIYHSSTMELANDQLKHFLSTMKTFLMLSFFQDYKDEVDCQLDKLSKLENDEFEVSIENEIAARKDALDGMQELIADIQGNYSQMKDQLEEINKRTADQCSDNREIKQHLSAQTKNIELIHETQESMSESMSHLQTNIRESSEKTDKILASNGLILARMEQLYELLTKQNPDLKETLQTDIVTKINVKPTNAEAGDTVSEEMCTAGIEIINSFNGDSADDPLKHGLKDVVGKLQEGNNKVTGFKQKCLEIYVSSPTIKSWVTLNKAFFDGTIEKAFLPLQTYLRTRHGCSNLTLTIELDQECFNKCANTIISTLNRMFNNQQTEVHPNKVMENERKEETHKTAQAGDCSEVIYDTVTKTPVVNMEVTTLCDEMQAIVKKPLIASCEETRGK from the exons ATGTCTACAAACAAGGATATGGGATTTCATAACTGGGTAAAGGCCTGTTTGGCTATCAAATGTGTAAGGGATGTGATTATTCCACTAGTTCAAAAATACTGCAAGGAACATTATTCAAATAACACTGATCACGTTCTTAAAGTATGCGGGCTTACCATATATTCATGTAACCAGTGTGACGTAACAGAAATAGAGCCTTACCACAAACGTTCACGCACAAAATGTGGATACAAAAAATGTGCTTGCACGGTGAAGAACATGAACATGAAGCCTTGTACGGAAAACCTTGCATGTGGAGTGATATATGACCAAATCAAGGCTGCTCATACGTACAATGATCCAAGTTGGTCAAACACAAATTGTAACAAGTGGTCAAGCAGTGCATGGGAACAGATGAAATGCTACATCTCTACCCCCGGCTATAAAGAGAAAGCGGATATTTCGTGTTCTGATTTGACAGCTCTAATTCAGATTTGTCTAAACTACATACCTTTAAGGACATTGTTCAACCAGAATATAATCGACCTTGATGAG GTGCGGAGGTGCAGAAATGACATCTATCATTCAAGCACAATGGAACTGGCAAACGATCAGCTGAAACATTTCTTGTCtaccatgaaaacatttttgatgtTAAGTTTCTTTCAAGACTACAAAGATGAAGTCGACTGCCAGTTGGATAAACTGTCTAAG TTGGAAAACGACGAGTTTGAAGTATCCATAGAAAATGAAATAGCTGCAAGAAAAGATGCTTTGGACGGAATGCAGGAATTGATAGCGGATATTCAAGGAAATTATTCACAAATGAAGGACCAACTGGAAGAAATAAATAAACGCACCGCAGACCAGTGTTCAGACAATCGAGAAATAAAACAGCATTTGTCTGCGCAAACAAAAAATATAGAATTGATTCATGAG ACGCAAGAATCGATGAGTGAGTCGATGTCTCATTTGCAAACAAATATTAGGGAATCCAGCGAAAAGACGGATAAAATACTAGCAAGTAATGGCTTAATACTAGCAA GAATGGAACAGTTATATGAATTATTGACAAAGCAAAATCCTGACTTGAAAGAAACTCTGCAAACAG ATATCGTCACAAAGATAAATGTTAAGCCTACCAATGCAGAAGCAGGGGACACTGTTTCAGAAGAAATGTGCACAGCTGGAATTGAGATAATAAACAGTTTCAACGGAGATTCAGCCGATGATCCCCTTAAACACGGTTTAAAAGATGTCGTGGGAAAGCTTCAGGAAG GCAACAACAAAGTTACTGGCTTTAAACAAAAATGCTTGGAAATTTACGTTTCGTCTCCAACAATAAAAAGTTGGGTGACATTGAACAAGGCATTTTTTGATGGTACCATAGAAAAAGCTTTCCTACCGTTGCAAACATACCTGAGAACACGTCATGGGTGTAGTAATCTTACCTTAACTATTGAATTAGATCAAGAATGCTTCAACAAATGTGCTAACACTATCA TTAGCACCCTCAATCGAATGTTTAACAATCAACAAACTGAGGTTCACCCAAACAAAGTCATGG AGAATGAACGAAAAGAGGAGACGCATAAAACAGCACAAGCAGGTGACTGCAGCGAAGTCATATATGATACAGTCACAAAAACACCTGTAGTTAACATGGAAGTAACTACTCTGTGCGACG aaaTGCAAGCAATTGTGAAAAAGCCCCTTATTGCAAGTTGCGAAGAGACAAGAGGTAAATAG
- the LOC127838618 gene encoding uncharacterized protein LOC127838618 has protein sequence MGFDKKDVRWLSHDKATTTLRRCLPSVYKSLEREAEERNDARAAGTSTILSLYKLAAVGLLLPTSTADCERGFSTMKRIKTENRARMKSAVLNALMTVSIEGPDIEAVDFGKMVDAWHQEKPRRTVF, from the exons atGGGCTTTGATAAGAAGGATGTGCGTTGGCTGTCACATGACAAGGCGACCACTACCCTGAGGAGGTGCCTTCCCTCTGTTTACAAAAGCTTGGAGCGTGAGGCCGAAGAAAGAAACGATGCAAGGGCAGCTGGTACATCAACAATTTTGTCCCTCTACAAGCTGGCAGCCGTTGGCCTGCTCCTCCCTACATCTACAGCTG aCTGCGAGAGGGGATTCAGCACGATGAAAAGGATAAAGACGGAGAATCGTGCTCGCATGAAGTCTGCTGTCCTCAATGCACTGATGACGGTCAGCATTGAAGGGCCAGACATTGAGGCAGTAGATTTCGGGAAAATGGTGGATGCCTGGCACCAGGAGAAGCCTCGCAGAACAGTGTTTTGA